The following is a genomic window from Thermodesulfobacteriota bacterium.
GACGTTTATTTTCCCTCCAACAAACCACTTGGAGTATGGCGCTTTCCAATCGAGCACCTTTTTCCACTTCTTATACCAGTGAAGCTCCTTTGCAAAACCCTCCCAGAATGCCTCCCGGTTACGCTCCGCTTTTTTATAAACCGAGTTATCCTTTACATGGGCGCTCGCCCTAAGTTTTTTAGGAGGTGGAAAAGACCTTGCTTCCTCTAGAAGGGCTTCAATGGGTTTTGCCTTAACTTCCACTGTTTAACTCCTTTTTGATGTATAGTAAAGTTCTATTTGGGACGTTTTAAGCTAATCAATCAGATAGCAACTTTTGTACCTAGTCCAAGGAAATAAAAAACTTTAATAATTTCAGGAAAAACAAGAGGTCACTTCAAACCTATGCAAATAGAATTTGGTTTTGTTACCAAAATTTATTGGTTTTATTACCAATAGCAGAAAAGAGGTAATCAAGAAACAGATTTTGATTTCAAGATATCCTCAAAATCGGCAAATCTATTGGTAGGCCTCGAAGAATTTAGATCCTATTCAGAAAACGCATCTCTTTTGATTTCGTATTTCTTCATCTTTTCCCAGAAGTTTTTTACGTCCATATTTGCATGTTTTGCCGCTGTCGTAATTTTCCCTCCATAGATTTCTAGGAGTCCAGATATATAAGTTCTCTCAAAATCCTCGACCACCTTGATCTTGGCCTCTTTGAAGCTTGCAGAAAGGTCAACTGAATTCGTCTCCTTTCTCGTTGATAATAGGTTCTCAATATCGGTGATTATCTCTCCATCCTCGATAATAATGGCCCTTTCAATTATGTTCTCCAGTTCTCTAACATTTCCAGGCCAAGAATAGTTAACTAAAGTGCCGATCGCTTCCTCTGAGATAGATTTTATAGTCTTATTAAACTTATTAGCATATTTCTTAAGGAAAAATACTGCAAGAAGGGGTATGTCCTCTTTTCTTTCTCTAAGGGGTGGTAATTCGATAGGCATGATATTTAACCTGTAGAAGAGGTCTCTTCTAAAATTTCCTTTTTCCACCTCTACCTCTAGATTCTTATTGGTAGTGGCGATAATCCTCACGTCAATGTCTACACTTCTTTCACTGCCTAGACTTATAACCTTTTTATCTTCGATCACCCTGAGAAGTTTGGCTTGAAGTTTGAATGGCATCTCTCCTATTTCGTCGAGTAGAATAGTCCCTCCGTTTGCCATTTGAAAAAGCCCTCTTTTATTCTCATTTGCCCCAGTGAATGCACCTTTTTTAAAACCAAAAAGCTCGCTTTCAAAAAGCTCGTCTGGAATTGCCGCGCAATTAACCTTAATGAAAGGTTTTTCTCGTCGCGGACTATTAAAGTGAATGGCATTAGCAAGAAGCTCTTTGCCGGTGCCGGTTTCACCGTAGATAATAATGGTGGTGTCGAGATCCAGTATGCTCTTCGTAAGTTCAAAAATTTTCATCATTTTTTTGCTCTGAGCAACTATGTTTTCAAACGTAAAACGCTTGCTATACTTATTTATTCGGTATTTATTAGCAAAGCTAAGTTCCTGCCACTTTAGGGCTTTTTCAATTGCCATTAGCATCTCTTCGTTCGAGAAGGGCTTTACCAAGTAATCCTCGGCTCCAAGCTTCATTACCTCAACCGCAGATTCAATAGTGCCGTAAGCGGTCATCATAATAATTGCTAAATCTGCATTCTCTGCCTTAACCTGCTTTATGAATTCCACTCCGTCCATATCTGGAAGCTTTTTGTCAGTAATTATTAGGTCGAAATCCTCTTCTCTTAAAAGACTGAGTGCCGCTTTAGCATTGTCTACAGTTGCTACTCGGTATCCCGCGCGTTCGATATTTTTTAGAAGTGGTTTTAGAAAAATCTCGTCGTCTTCAACTATTAAAATATTTCTTTTCATGGAATGCCACCTCCCCCATGGGTAAAGTTATTTTTAGCCTTGTGCCCTCCTCGGGCACGCTCCTTATATCTATATCGCCTTTATGAAGGTCTATTATCTTCTTTACTATAGCCATTCCCAGTCCTATCCCATTCGGTTTCGTCGTAAAAAATGGATGGTACATCCTTTGTAAATTTTCTTTCGAGATTCCGATGCCGTTATCAATAAACTCTATAAAAACATAGGATTCATTATTATAAAGATTAATCAAGATTCTTCCTTCTTCGTGATTTATTGCTTCAATTGCATTCTTTAAAATATTCGCAAATACTTGTCTAATTTTTATCCCGTCAACATTCAGGTTGATGTCATCTCGAAACCTATCATATAGGACCTGAATCCTCTTTTCCCTGATTTCACGATGGAAAGAATTAACGACTCCTCTAATTATTCGAGCGATGTTGTAGTATTCTTTTTCAAGCTTAGTTTCTCGTGTGAAATCTAGTAGATCATTTATTATGTTTTCTATATCTTTTATTCCTGATAGAATGCTATCAAGCATATCGGTAGTGAAACTCTTTTCACCTAGGTCTCCGCGGATAAGGCCAACGGCCATCTTGATGCCTCCGAGAGGATTTCTTATTTCGTGAGCCACTCCGGCCGCCATTTCTCCCAAGGACGCTAGTTTTTCTTTCTGGATTAATCTTTTCTGCATCTCAATCTGATCAGTTATATCCCTCAGGACTCCCACTATGCCAATCGTGTCTCCTCTCTCATTCAAGATCGAGGTTATAGAGAGATACGCCTGGAATGTATCCCCGTTCTTTTTTCTTACTACGACCTCGCCTCTCCAACTGCTTCCTAGTTGTGTTTCCTTTAGAATCCTTTTCCTTGTTTCTTTGGGTGTGTTTTTGTCTATCAGTTTCAGATAACGCTTTCCTGTAATCTCTTTATTTGAATATCCAATAAGCTTCTCTCCTGCGGCGTTAATAGTTATGACTCTTCCAAACATATCCGTGATGATAATACCGTCGTCCACGCTTCTTACGACGCTCGCAAAAAGCCTCTCCCGCTTTCTCATCTCTTCCTCGGTTACGCGGAGCGATGTTTGCATTCTCTGGAACGACTCGACTATCTTTTCAGCCTCCGCTTTGGAAATCGTAAATTTATCCTCGACGATAAATCTTGCTGCCGCCACGCCTAAATAGGCAGAAAGGAGTTTCTCGACTTTAATCCTCATTTCAAGGAGTTCGTGTATAGAAAAATCGGGCTTTTCCAATCTCTGCTCTGGAAAGAGCTCTTTTAAAAGTAAGTTCGCTCCTTCGTGACCAATATATTTATGGATAAGCTTCTTAATCTCATCCGTAGAGAGTATCGCTTTTCTTTGAAAGAGAGGTTCAAACTCGACTTTCTGAAAAACCTTAACGAATGAGTTTGACTGTATGCTCTCCTCTTCATCCTGCCCGCTGAGAAGGGAGACAAGAATATATGCACCCACATTAAAGAACATAGACCAAAAGACCGTATGCGTTATATCGTCTAAACCACGAAGCCCGAGAAACTCCGTTGGCTTAAGTAAAGAAATATCGAACAGCCCATTAGCTATAATCTCAGATGAAAGAAACCCTTTTTCAACCAGTGCCGGAATAATTAAAGTGTAAAACCAGATAAAAAATCCAA
Proteins encoded in this region:
- a CDS encoding acetyl-coenzyme A synthetase N-terminal domain-containing protein, translated to MEVKAKPIEALLEEARSFPPPKKLRASAHVKDNSVYKKAERNREAFWEGFAKELHWYKKWKKVLDWKAPYSKWFVGGKINV
- a CDS encoding ATP-binding protein gives rise to the protein MSQVTYISLFLIIVIYLTFLFFVAYFSEKYGKYLDSYRLRSIVYVLAASVYCTAWTFYGSIGLAANRGLEFLTIYLGPALIAILWPIILKKIIRISKEQNITSISDFINSRYGKSHALGTLVTVLILFGVIPYIALQLRAISLSLNVIIGEGSTFKSFDPTFFAVIVLGIFAIIFGVKNLDFTKEQKGLLTLIAIESLVKLLAFLIVGFYVTFGIFDGFGDIFRRAYENSEYRRLLILNNEFTSYSRWFSLLFISMMAVMFLPRQFHVMVVQNRDERHISQLKWMFPLYLFLINVFVLPIALSGLLLEFPISQADDFILLIPQSHKNNPVLMTVFLGGFSAATAMVMVSSIAVSKMITNDIVIPIILKMQKLGNIYKANLYSTRISILVVILLGYLYANILGKGHLLVDIGLLSFTAVTQCAPAILLGIFWDKGNKKGAFTGISLGFFIWFYTLIIPALVEKGFLSSEIIANGLFDISLLKPTEFLGLRGLDDITHTVFWSMFFNVGAYILVSLLSGQDEEESIQSNSFVKVFQKVEFEPLFQRKAILSTDEIKKLIHKYIGHEGANLLLKELFPEQRLEKPDFSIHELLEMRIKVEKLLSAYLGVAAARFIVEDKFTISKAEAEKIVESFQRMQTSLRVTEEEMRKRERLFASVVRSVDDGIIITDMFGRVITINAAGEKLIGYSNKEITGKRYLKLIDKNTPKETRKRILKETQLGSSWRGEVVVRKKNGDTFQAYLSITSILNERGDTIGIVGVLRDITDQIEMQKRLIQKEKLASLGEMAAGVAHEIRNPLGGIKMAVGLIRGDLGEKSFTTDMLDSILSGIKDIENIINDLLDFTRETKLEKEYYNIARIIRGVVNSFHREIREKRIQVLYDRFRDDINLNVDGIKIRQVFANILKNAIEAINHEEGRILINLYNNESYVFIEFIDNGIGISKENLQRMYHPFFTTKPNGIGLGMAIVKKIIDLHKGDIDIRSVPEEGTRLKITLPMGEVAFHEKKYFNS
- a CDS encoding sigma-54 dependent transcriptional regulator; protein product: MKRNILIVEDDEIFLKPLLKNIERAGYRVATVDNAKAALSLLREEDFDLIITDKKLPDMDGVEFIKQVKAENADLAIIMMTAYGTIESAVEVMKLGAEDYLVKPFSNEEMLMAIEKALKWQELSFANKYRINKYSKRFTFENIVAQSKKMMKIFELTKSILDLDTTIIIYGETGTGKELLANAIHFNSPRREKPFIKVNCAAIPDELFESELFGFKKGAFTGANENKRGLFQMANGGTILLDEIGEMPFKLQAKLLRVIEDKKVISLGSERSVDIDVRIIATTNKNLEVEVEKGNFRRDLFYRLNIMPIELPPLRERKEDIPLLAVFFLKKYANKFNKTIKSISEEAIGTLVNYSWPGNVRELENIIERAIIIEDGEIITDIENLLSTRKETNSVDLSASFKEAKIKVVEDFERTYISGLLEIYGGKITTAAKHANMDVKNFWEKMKKYEIKRDAFSE